In the genome of Pediococcus claussenii ATCC BAA-344, one region contains:
- a CDS encoding ATP-dependent Clp protease ATP-binding subunit: MDNLFTPSAKNVLMIAQEQAKKFKHPAVGTEHLLLALTIEQNGVAKSVLDQFNVQEVDVTEEIESFTGYGNLTSRKNDYLPYSPKAKEILSLAGDEAKQLKSSKIGTEHLLLALLQDDSILSSRILAALDISVSDVQKVALRKLGVNPAVRARQARQRQTNGGQSSATPTLDSVARDLTEMAAEGQIDPVVGRSKEVRRVIQILSRRTKNNPVLIGEPGVGKTAIAEGLAQRIVDGDVPEDMQNKRLMMLEMGSLVAGTKYRGEFEDRLKKVIEEIRTDKGIILFIDELHTLIGAGGAEGAIDASNILKPALARGELQTIGATTLNEYQKYIESDAALERRFARVEVNEPTEDEAIQILKGLRGKYEEHHHVEITDEAIVEAVKLSSRYISDRYLPDKAIDLIDEAAAKIRIDGSEKPDSKSKNEAKLAELRQEKEDAIDAQEFEKAATIREKEFKLAKKVEKQNNDSEKADSKNEYDLVETAESVAEIVSDWTGVPLTHLEQAESDRLINLEKTLHERVIGQDEAVSAVARAIRRARSGLKDPKRPIGSFMFLGPTGVGKTELAKTLADVMFGSEDNMIRIDMSEYMERYSTSRLVGSAPGYVGYDEGGQLTEQVRRKPYSVVLFDEVEKAHPDVFNLLLQVLDDGFLTDSKGRRVDFRNTILIMTSNLGATALRDEKSVGFAAKNASEDYNAMSAKVREILKQSFRPEFLNRIDETIIFHSLTKEELHSIVKLMAKDVILRMSEQGINTKLTPAAIDAVADAGFDPEFGARPIRRALQTDVEDKLSELILSGEATVGDDVTVGARNGKITFKVSSVQKNKVNN, encoded by the coding sequence ATGGATAACTTATTTACACCCAGTGCAAAAAATGTATTAATGATTGCACAGGAACAAGCAAAGAAATTCAAACATCCAGCAGTTGGAACTGAGCATTTATTACTAGCACTCACAATTGAGCAAAATGGAGTTGCTAAAAGTGTATTGGACCAATTTAACGTTCAAGAAGTGGATGTAACAGAAGAAATTGAAAGTTTCACAGGATATGGTAACCTGACTTCTCGTAAGAATGATTACTTACCTTATTCTCCTAAGGCAAAAGAAATTTTGAGTTTGGCAGGTGACGAAGCTAAACAATTAAAGTCAAGCAAGATTGGAACTGAGCATTTGCTATTGGCCCTGTTACAGGATGATTCGATTTTATCGTCTAGAATTCTAGCAGCGCTTGATATTAGTGTGAGCGATGTGCAAAAGGTTGCGCTACGTAAGCTTGGTGTTAATCCAGCGGTGCGCGCTCGTCAAGCTCGTCAACGTCAAACTAATGGTGGGCAAAGTAGTGCAACGCCAACTTTAGATTCAGTTGCAAGAGACCTAACTGAAATGGCCGCAGAAGGGCAGATTGACCCTGTTGTTGGACGTAGTAAGGAAGTCCGACGAGTTATTCAGATATTAAGCAGGAGAACTAAGAATAATCCTGTATTGATTGGGGAACCAGGGGTTGGTAAAACTGCTATTGCTGAAGGATTGGCACAAAGAATCGTAGATGGTGATGTTCCCGAAGATATGCAGAATAAACGTCTGATGATGCTTGAAATGGGCTCTTTAGTGGCTGGTACAAAGTATCGTGGTGAATTTGAGGATCGTTTAAAAAAGGTGATTGAAGAGATTCGTACTGATAAAGGTATCATTCTCTTTATCGATGAATTGCACACTTTGATAGGTGCTGGTGGCGCAGAAGGGGCTATTGATGCTTCCAATATTTTGAAGCCTGCATTAGCCCGTGGCGAACTACAAACGATTGGTGCCACAACTCTAAATGAATACCAAAAATATATTGAATCAGATGCCGCCTTAGAACGACGCTTTGCGAGAGTTGAGGTAAACGAACCTACTGAGGATGAAGCAATTCAGATTTTGAAGGGGTTACGAGGTAAGTATGAAGAACACCATCACGTTGAAATAACTGATGAAGCAATTGTGGAAGCAGTAAAACTATCTTCACGTTATATTTCAGATCGTTACCTTCCTGATAAGGCAATTGATTTAATTGATGAGGCTGCCGCTAAGATTAGGATTGACGGCTCTGAAAAACCAGATTCAAAGAGCAAAAACGAGGCCAAGCTGGCAGAGTTGCGTCAGGAAAAAGAGGACGCAATTGATGCTCAAGAGTTTGAAAAAGCAGCTACAATTCGTGAAAAAGAGTTTAAGCTTGCTAAAAAAGTGGAAAAACAGAACAACGACAGTGAAAAGGCCGATAGTAAGAATGAGTATGATTTAGTTGAAACGGCGGAAAGTGTTGCTGAAATCGTTTCTGACTGGACAGGGGTTCCGTTAACTCATTTGGAACAAGCTGAATCAGATCGCCTAATTAATTTAGAAAAAACTCTGCATGAGCGAGTTATTGGACAAGACGAAGCGGTGTCGGCTGTTGCACGTGCAATAAGAAGAGCACGTTCTGGGCTAAAGGATCCTAAGCGACCTATTGGTTCGTTTATGTTTCTTGGACCTACAGGAGTTGGTAAAACCGAGTTAGCCAAGACTTTGGCTGATGTAATGTTTGGTTCTGAAGATAACATGATTCGAATTGATATGTCTGAGTACATGGAAAGGTATAGTACGAGTCGTTTAGTTGGTTCGGCGCCTGGATACGTCGGATATGATGAAGGTGGACAACTTACTGAACAGGTTCGACGTAAACCTTACTCAGTTGTGTTATTCGATGAGGTTGAAAAAGCACATCCCGATGTATTTAATCTCCTTTTGCAAGTACTTGACGATGGATTTTTAACTGACTCCAAGGGACGCAGAGTCGATTTTCGAAATACTATTTTGATAATGACTTCTAACCTAGGTGCAACAGCATTACGTGATGAAAAGTCTGTTGGCTTTGCAGCTAAGAATGCTTCTGAAGATTACAATGCAATGTCTGCTAAGGTTCGTGAGATTTTAAAGCAGAGTTTCCGTCCAGAATTCTTGAACCGGATTGATGAAACGATTATTTTCCATTCACTTACTAAGGAGGAATTACATTCAATTGTTAAATTAATGGCAAAAGATGTGATTTTGAGAATGAGTGAGCAGGGCATTAATACTAAGTTGACACCTGCCGCAATTGATGCAGTTGCAGATGCTGGATTTGATCCAGAGTTTGGGGCACGACCAATTAGGAGGGCTTTACAAACTGACGTTGAGGATAAATTGAGTGAATTAATTTTATCAGGTGAAGCTACTGTAGGTGATGACGTGACGGTCGGTGCGAGAAACGGGAAAATCACATTTAAGGTTTCTTCGGTACAAAAAAATAAAGTAAATAATTAA
- a CDS encoding CtsR family transcriptional regulator, whose protein sequence is MQGQNISDIIERYLKSILADSEEVEIRRSEIANQFDVVPSQINYVIKTRFTIQNGYVVESKRGGGGYIRIEKVNLLEDIDVLDSLIEVIGDSINARDATSIIGSLYEDDVLNKREMNLVLSAIDKTTLAFGDRDIENKIRARILIGILNHLRYED, encoded by the coding sequence GTGCAAGGACAAAATATTTCGGATATCATTGAACGATATTTGAAAAGCATTCTCGCTGATTCTGAGGAGGTCGAGATTCGACGTTCAGAAATAGCCAATCAATTTGACGTTGTTCCGTCGCAGATTAATTATGTGATTAAAACACGCTTTACTATCCAAAATGGGTATGTAGTTGAAAGTAAGCGTGGTGGTGGCGGTTATATCAGAATTGAAAAAGTTAACTTACTAGAGGATATAGATGTATTAGATTCATTGATCGAGGTTATTGGTGATTCGATTAATGCTCGCGATGCCACTTCAATCATCGGTAGTTTATATGAAGATGATGTTCTGAATAAACGTGAAATGAATCTGGTATTATCTGCTATTGATAAAACGACACTTGCTTTTGGTGATCGTGATATTGAAAACAAGATTCGAGCACGTATTTTAATTGGTATCTTAAATCACTTAAGGTATGAGGATTAA
- the serS gene encoding serine--tRNA ligase, with product MLDLKLIRNNPDDIKAKLATRGVKGETIDKLIAKDEERRDLIVKSENLKKLRNEVSDQISLKKRQKEDATEQIKEMQSVSKDIKELDEKLQNSAKEVDDMAAHLPNIPHPDVPVSLTEEGSVELRKDGQPRKFDFEPKPHWEIGEKLGILNFERAAKVSGSRFVYYIGDGARLERAIYNFFLDQNNKAGFTEEITPYMVNDASMFGTGQFPKFKETHAGYEIAGENLTLIPTAEVPLVNYYRDEILDNEQLPINVTALSPAFRSEAGSAGRDTRGLIRMHQFNKVEMVKVVRPENSWNELENLTEHAESLLHKLDLPYRAITLTTSDMSFTAAMTHDLEVWIPAQNTYREISSCSNCTDFQARRAHIRYRDENDKLQYVHTLNGSGLAVGRTVAAILENFQNEDGSVNIPEALVPYMGGQTVIK from the coding sequence ATGTTAGATTTAAAGCTAATTAGAAATAATCCAGATGATATTAAGGCTAAGTTGGCTACACGTGGTGTAAAAGGCGAGACAATTGACAAGTTAATTGCAAAGGATGAAGAACGGCGTGATTTAATCGTTAAAAGTGAAAATTTAAAAAAGTTACGCAACGAGGTTTCTGATCAAATTTCGCTTAAGAAACGTCAAAAAGAAGATGCAACAGAACAAATCAAGGAAATGCAATCCGTAAGTAAGGATATTAAAGAACTCGATGAAAAACTACAGAACTCAGCCAAAGAGGTTGATGATATGGCTGCGCATTTACCAAATATTCCACATCCAGACGTTCCAGTTAGTCTAACGGAAGAGGGAAGCGTTGAATTGCGCAAGGACGGTCAACCAAGAAAGTTTGACTTTGAACCAAAACCTCATTGGGAAATCGGTGAAAAACTTGGAATCTTGAATTTTGAACGAGCAGCTAAAGTTTCAGGAAGCCGTTTTGTTTATTATATTGGGGATGGAGCTCGATTAGAACGAGCTATATACAATTTTTTCCTAGATCAAAATAACAAAGCTGGTTTTACTGAAGAGATTACACCATATATGGTGAATGATGCTTCAATGTTTGGTACCGGACAGTTTCCTAAGTTCAAGGAAACACACGCAGGATATGAGATTGCTGGTGAAAACTTAACTTTAATTCCTACTGCTGAGGTACCTTTGGTAAATTATTATCGTGATGAAATTTTAGATAATGAACAACTACCTATTAATGTAACGGCTTTATCACCTGCATTTCGTTCGGAGGCCGGAAGTGCTGGTCGCGACACTCGGGGGTTGATCCGGATGCACCAATTTAATAAAGTGGAAATGGTTAAAGTAGTAAGACCTGAAAATTCCTGGAATGAGTTAGAAAATCTAACTGAACATGCTGAAAGCTTATTGCACAAGTTGGATCTTCCTTATCGTGCAATCACGTTGACTACCAGTGATATGAGTTTCACTGCTGCAATGACTCATGATTTGGAGGTTTGGATCCCAGCCCAAAATACTTACCGCGAGATATCAAGTTGTTCAAACTGTACAGATTTCCAAGCTCGTCGTGCCCATATTAGGTATCGCGATGAAAATGATAAGCTACAATATGTGCATACTTTGAATGGTTCCGGTTTGGCTGTTGGACGCACAGTAGCTGCAATTTTGGAAAACTTCCAAAACGAAGATGGTTCCGTAAATATTCCTGAAGCATTGGTCCCTTACATGGGTGGGCAAACAGTTATTAAATAA
- a CDS encoding deoxynucleoside kinase — translation MIALSGPIGAGKTTLTELLTKHWDSQAYYESVDDNKILPLFYKDPKRYAFLLQIYFLNKRMDSIKAASGLSRSVMDRSIYEDSLLFHLNADMGRATDTEVSIYDSLLSNMMEELPRLSYQKNPDLLIHIDISFDTMLKRIKKRGRSYEQIDADPELYDYYKTLNQRYVKWFDKYDQSPKIKINGDQLDFVESVDARAKVLDLIDAKVAEM, via the coding sequence ATGATTGCATTATCAGGACCAATTGGGGCAGGGAAAACAACTCTTACCGAGTTACTTACTAAGCATTGGGATAGCCAAGCTTATTATGAGTCAGTTGACGATAACAAGATTTTGCCGTTATTTTACAAAGATCCAAAACGGTACGCATTTTTGCTTCAGATTTATTTTTTAAATAAGCGGATGGATAGTATCAAGGCTGCCTCTGGCTTGTCGCGAAGCGTAATGGATCGTTCAATTTATGAGGATTCACTGTTGTTTCATTTAAATGCCGACATGGGTAGAGCAACTGATACAGAAGTTTCAATCTATGATTCACTGTTAAGTAACATGATGGAAGAATTGCCTAGGCTTTCATATCAGAAAAATCCTGATTTGTTAATTCATATTGATATTTCTTTTGATACAATGTTAAAGCGAATTAAAAAAAGGGGTCGATCATATGAGCAGATTGATGCCGATCCTGAATTGTACGATTATTATAAGACTTTGAATCAACGTTATGTTAAGTGGTTTGACAAATATGATCAAAGTCCCAAGATTAAGATTAACGGTGATCAACTTGATTTTGTTGAGAGTGTTGATGCACGTGCTAAGGTTTTAGATCTAATTGATGCAAAAGTTGCAGAAATGTAA
- a CDS encoding amino acid permease, with translation MAKEVEENNQVERALKTRHISMIALGGSIGTGLFVASGSAISTAGPGGALFAYVAMGIMVYFLMTSLGEMATYMPVSGSFATYSTKYVDPAFGFAMGWNYWFNWAITVAVDISTISLIMKFWLPDIPGWIWSMVALVVIFLVNALTVKAFGEAEYWIAIIKVVTVIVFLIVGVLTIVGIMGGHATLLENFVYKKAPFVGGIPSVLGVFVVAGFSFQGTELIGITAGESETPEKSVPKAVNQVFWRILLFYILAIFVIACIVPYTSPDLLGSSASDIKISPFTLVFRRAGLAGAAGVMNAVILTSVLSSANSGMYASTRMLYSMAKQGYAAKFFERTTKRGIPLAALVGTTIVGLLTFIASIEGPEIYMWLVAASGLTGFVAWVGIAVSHWRFRRAYVKQGKDLADLKYRAKWFPVGPLFAFVLSIVVIIGQDLDAVKHLNWEAMGITYMSIPLFIILFLYYKIKYKTHLIPLDEVDLSKPDITKE, from the coding sequence ATGGCAAAGGAAGTTGAGGAAAACAATCAAGTTGAAAGAGCGCTTAAAACCCGCCATATTTCAATGATTGCGTTAGGAGGAAGTATTGGAACTGGTTTATTTGTTGCAAGTGGATCAGCCATTTCAACAGCCGGTCCTGGTGGAGCATTATTTGCGTATGTTGCAATGGGAATTATGGTGTACTTCTTAATGACAAGTTTGGGAGAAATGGCAACTTATATGCCAGTCTCTGGTTCGTTTGCAACGTATTCAACTAAATATGTTGATCCGGCGTTTGGATTTGCCATGGGTTGGAATTATTGGTTTAATTGGGCAATAACTGTAGCCGTTGACATTAGTACAATTTCACTTATTATGAAATTTTGGCTACCAGATATTCCAGGATGGATATGGAGTATGGTGGCTTTAGTGGTAATCTTTTTAGTTAATGCTTTGACAGTTAAGGCTTTTGGTGAAGCGGAATACTGGATTGCCATAATTAAAGTTGTAACAGTTATTGTATTCTTGATTGTAGGTGTTTTGACGATTGTTGGAATTATGGGTGGACATGCAACACTACTTGAAAACTTCGTGTATAAAAAAGCACCGTTTGTTGGTGGTATTCCATCGGTTTTGGGTGTTTTTGTAGTTGCAGGTTTTTCGTTTCAAGGAACCGAATTAATCGGAATTACAGCTGGGGAGTCTGAAACTCCTGAAAAAAGCGTTCCTAAGGCAGTTAACCAAGTCTTCTGGCGAATTTTGCTTTTTTATATTCTCGCAATTTTTGTTATTGCATGTATCGTTCCATACACAAGCCCAGATTTATTAGGGTCCTCAGCCAGCGACATTAAAATTAGTCCGTTTACTCTAGTGTTTAGAAGAGCGGGATTAGCTGGGGCTGCTGGCGTTATGAATGCTGTTATTTTGACGTCTGTTCTGTCATCAGCAAATTCGGGTATGTATGCCTCAACAAGAATGCTTTATTCGATGGCTAAACAAGGATATGCGGCTAAGTTCTTCGAAAGAACTACAAAACGTGGAATTCCCTTGGCAGCTCTTGTTGGTACAACAATTGTTGGATTGCTAACGTTTATTGCAAGTATTGAAGGACCTGAGATTTATATGTGGCTCGTTGCAGCAAGTGGTTTAACTGGATTTGTTGCTTGGGTAGGGATTGCAGTATCTCATTGGCGGTTTAGAAGAGCCTACGTTAAGCAGGGAAAAGATTTAGCAGATTTAAAATACCGTGCTAAATGGTTCCCAGTTGGTCCTTTGTTTGCTTTTGTTTTAAGTATTGTTGTTATTATTGGACAGGATTTAGACGCAGTTAAACATTTGAATTGGGAAGCAATGGGTATTACTTACATGTCGATCCCACTATTCATTATTTTGTTCCTATACTATAAGATAAAATACAAGACTCATTTGATTCCGTTAGATGAAGTTGATCTAAGCAAACCAGATATCACTAAAGAATAG
- a CDS encoding GNAT family N-acetyltransferase, whose product MNIELRRTTTADFNRYFEILSNKEVPQEVGLPRFDSEIAKQIHFNAVLSNRFSYGIFESENFIGIITLSPNIPDEGIFELGYFLDKYFWNQHIMTDAIRKFIGIIKNADPLITVMIANTWVTNVASKKVLENNGFHFSEQIIETSAYDFLPHKVDQFKLNLAEW is encoded by the coding sequence ATGAATATAGAACTAAGAAGGACTACGACCGCAGATTTCAATCGTTATTTTGAAATATTATCAAATAAAGAAGTTCCGCAAGAAGTAGGCTTGCCCCGATTTGATAGCGAAATTGCAAAGCAAATTCACTTCAATGCAGTTCTAAGTAATCGTTTTAGTTATGGGATTTTTGAGTCGGAAAATTTTATTGGAATTATTACATTAAGTCCAAATATACCGGATGAGGGAATCTTTGAGCTAGGATATTTTTTAGATAAATATTTTTGGAACCAACACATAATGACGGATGCGATCAGAAAATTTATTGGGATCATAAAAAATGCTGACCCTCTAATTACTGTAATGATTGCCAATACATGGGTTACCAATGTTGCATCAAAAAAAGTGCTTGAGAATAATGGTTTTCATTTTAGTGAACAAATCATCGAAACATCAGCATACGATTTTTTGCCGCATAAGGTTGATCAATTCAAATTGAACCTTGCGGAATGGTAA
- a CDS encoding alpha/beta hydrolase, translated as MQVNTITLSSNSSATLTSYLQETDATGKIKNRPLLIFVPGGSYTHIPTEQSETVALRFIAAGFQVAILRYSFIGEKEPLFPNPIIELAQSVVYAKSHSNDWNIDPSKIILMGFSVGGHIVSNYNNYWNSEWLSQKVDSTHDQLKVAATILGYPVISPFLGFPDSATLVKWTNEPERYAADQNVTASNVPSFIWTTQDDQLVPSKNSLKYYQALVNAGVTTEIHIFSHGPHGMALANKLTARNDDMINSRIAKWPALALNWIDEIL; from the coding sequence ATGCAAGTAAACACCATTACACTCAGTTCTAACAGTTCGGCAACATTAACAAGTTATCTACAAGAGACAGACGCAACTGGAAAAATTAAAAACCGTCCACTATTAATTTTCGTTCCCGGAGGAAGCTACACCCATATTCCAACTGAACAATCCGAAACTGTTGCACTACGTTTCATCGCAGCAGGCTTTCAAGTTGCTATTTTACGATATTCGTTTATAGGTGAAAAAGAACCGCTGTTTCCAAATCCCATTATTGAACTAGCTCAATCTGTCGTTTATGCCAAAAGCCATTCTAATGATTGGAATATCGATCCGTCAAAAATTATATTAATGGGCTTTTCTGTTGGTGGACACATCGTAAGCAACTACAATAACTATTGGAACTCCGAATGGCTATCCCAAAAAGTAGATTCAACCCATGACCAATTAAAAGTGGCTGCTACAATTTTAGGATATCCAGTAATTAGTCCCTTCCTAGGATTCCCAGATTCAGCAACTCTTGTAAAATGGACAAATGAACCCGAACGCTACGCTGCAGATCAAAACGTCACAGCTTCCAACGTACCAAGTTTTATTTGGACTACCCAAGATGATCAACTTGTGCCTTCGAAAAACAGTTTAAAATACTATCAAGCATTGGTAAATGCCGGAGTAACTACTGAAATTCATATCTTCTCACATGGTCCACATGGTATGGCATTGGCAAATAAGTTAACTGCTAGAAATGACGATATGATTAACTCCCGAATTGCTAAGTGGCCGGCGCTCGCTTTGAACTGGATCGATGAAATATTGTAA
- a CDS encoding LCP family protein: MDPREKRSNSKRKSGNHYLSLNRLHRDNSDESKNELSHLNKRFKFDKRKRRIALIVASILVIFLVIFGVRKWFQARDAANSIFSSSNIQKSRNVSSTLKQNKPISILLLGTDTGALGRNYRGRTDTIIVATLNPGKEKMTLTSIPRDTLISVPGYSDYGPSKINAAYDYGGAGTAIKAVEKLLNIPIDFYGLINMGGLEKIVNGVGGVDVTPPLTFKYGNADVKKGVKIHLNGKAALDYSRMRHQDPQGDYGRQGRQRQILMAILRKSDSITTLLNENFMDSLKSQTQTDLSFDELVALSTNYRVATHHLKSTHLQGVGAVINGVDFEVAPHEEMQRVTNFIRSNLGLDKADTGTTGVAGYGEDTSTDDSTSSSSASSASSSSEAAAPAAPATQDQQQQAPATQAQQQQVPQQSTTTQQQSDTTTNNQVPAR, translated from the coding sequence ATGGATCCTAGAGAAAAACGTTCCAATTCAAAAAGAAAATCGGGTAATCATTACCTCAGTTTAAATCGACTGCATAGGGACAATTCGGATGAAAGCAAAAATGAATTGTCTCATTTAAATAAGCGATTTAAATTTGATAAAAGAAAGCGTAGAATCGCTTTAATTGTTGCTTCAATTTTGGTAATTTTCTTAGTTATCTTTGGAGTACGTAAATGGTTTCAAGCTAGAGATGCTGCCAATTCAATATTTAGTTCTTCAAACATTCAAAAATCACGGAATGTTTCTTCGACGCTTAAACAGAATAAGCCAATTTCGATTCTACTACTCGGTACTGATACAGGGGCGCTAGGTCGAAATTATCGTGGGCGAACTGATACTATCATTGTTGCGACTTTGAATCCTGGCAAGGAAAAAATGACCCTTACCAGTATTCCTAGAGATACCTTAATTTCGGTCCCAGGATATTCCGATTATGGTCCCTCTAAAATAAATGCTGCCTACGATTATGGTGGGGCTGGCACAGCTATCAAAGCTGTGGAGAAGCTCCTTAATATTCCGATCGACTTCTATGGCTTGATTAACATGGGTGGGCTTGAAAAGATTGTCAACGGTGTAGGTGGTGTTGATGTTACTCCACCGCTAACCTTCAAATATGGTAACGCCGACGTTAAAAAAGGAGTCAAGATCCATCTCAATGGAAAGGCTGCCCTTGATTATTCCCGAATGCGTCATCAAGACCCTCAGGGAGATTACGGGCGTCAGGGACGTCAACGTCAAATTTTGATGGCAATTCTTCGTAAGAGTGACTCGATTACAACGCTCCTCAATGAAAACTTTATGGATTCGTTAAAATCACAAACTCAAACAGATTTATCCTTTGATGAATTAGTTGCACTTTCAACAAACTACCGAGTTGCTACCCATCATCTTAAATCAACGCATTTGCAGGGAGTTGGAGCCGTAATTAACGGTGTTGATTTTGAAGTCGCACCACATGAAGAAATGCAAAGAGTCACTAATTTTATTCGTTCAAACTTAGGGCTTGATAAAGCCGATACAGGTACTACTGGTGTTGCTGGTTATGGTGAAGATACTTCCACTGATGATTCAACAAGCTCCTCATCTGCGAGTTCTGCTTCATCAAGTAGTGAAGCAGCGGCGCCTGCAGCTCCTGCCACTCAGGATCAGCAACAACAGGCTCCTGCCACTCAAGCACAACAGCAACAAGTTCCTCAACAGAGCACTACAACTCAGCAACAATCTGACACTACAACTAACAACCAGGTCCCAGCAAGATAA
- a CDS encoding threonine/serine exporter family protein encodes MQILLEFLLSGIATIGFGIIINIPHRALVVAGIVGGIAWTVYWLMLSAKLGLALSSLTSATIIGTLSVVAAHKLKMPMIIFNIPGIVPLVPGGQAYQMVRNFALNHTDVALHFMMQVAEVAGSIAIGFLLAELVNQLYFKIKRTFFVSNNRN; translated from the coding sequence ATGCAAATACTTTTAGAATTTTTATTATCGGGGATTGCGACAATTGGATTTGGAATAATTATTAACATTCCACATCGTGCCTTAGTTGTTGCAGGAATTGTTGGCGGAATTGCTTGGACTGTTTATTGGTTAATGCTTTCTGCCAAGCTGGGATTAGCACTCAGCAGTTTGACATCAGCTACAATTATTGGAACTTTAAGTGTGGTAGCAGCACATAAATTAAAAATGCCCATGATTATTTTTAATATTCCGGGAATCGTTCCATTAGTGCCGGGGGGACAGGCATATCAAATGGTTAGAAATTTTGCGCTTAATCACACTGATGTGGCGCTTCATTTCATGATGCAAGTTGCGGAAGTTGCTGGTTCAATTGCAATTGGTTTTTTATTGGCAGAACTTGTAAATCAGCTTTATTTTAAAATCAAACGAACCTTTTTTGTAAGTAATAATAGAAACTAG
- a CDS encoding threonine/serine exporter family protein, which produces MGLTKIDRVIDTCLIAGRIMIENGSEMARAEDTMKRIAINSGVNNLKIFATVTGLIVSIPDTENAQIETIDRRAIDLEKVAAVNELSRKYANKSIDLDAFFERLSTLDDATPFFPFWLQIIGAALVSGPLMAVFSNNMSDLWITAFVGAIGFAIFYFINRILNIKFISEFVAALVIGLLAVYSVHLGIGKDIDDIIIGSVMPLVPGVPLTNAVRDLLDGHLVSAPARAVEAMLTAVAIGFGIAFIFRFL; this is translated from the coding sequence ATGGGTCTAACTAAAATTGATCGAGTTATTGATACGTGTCTGATTGCTGGGCGAATAATGATTGAGAATGGTTCTGAAATGGCACGGGCAGAGGATACTATGAAGAGAATTGCAATTAATTCTGGGGTTAATAACCTGAAAATATTTGCAACTGTAACTGGATTAATCGTTTCGATTCCTGATACCGAAAATGCTCAAATTGAGACAATTGACAGAAGAGCAATCGATCTTGAAAAAGTAGCAGCGGTTAACGAATTATCCAGAAAATATGCTAATAAGTCGATTGATTTAGACGCCTTTTTTGAACGATTAAGTACGCTTGATGATGCAACCCCATTTTTTCCTTTTTGGTTGCAAATTATCGGAGCTGCTCTTGTTAGTGGCCCTTTGATGGCAGTTTTTTCCAATAATATGTCCGATTTGTGGATAACTGCCTTTGTTGGCGCAATTGGTTTTGCGATTTTTTATTTTATTAATCGAATTTTGAATATTAAATTTATTAGTGAATTTGTAGCGGCTCTAGTCATTGGACTTTTAGCTGTGTATAGTGTTCACCTTGGAATAGGTAAAGATATTGATGATATAATCATTGGCTCTGTGATGCCCTTAGTACCTGGTGTACCTTTGACTAATGCGGTGAGGGATTTATTGGATGGACATCTGGTAAGCGCTCCAGCAAGAGCAGTTGAAGCAATGTTAACTGCTGTTGCCATTGGATTTGGAATTGCATTTATTTTTAGATTTTTGTAG
- a CDS encoding cold-shock protein, whose product MEQGTVKWFNADKGFGFITREDGSDVFVHFSAIQGEGFKTLEEGQAVTFDVEESDRGPQAVNVVKA is encoded by the coding sequence ATGGAACAAGGTACAGTTAAGTGGTTTAATGCTGATAAAGGTTTTGGTTTCATCACACGCGAAGATGGAAGTGACGTATTCGTTCACTTCTCAGCTATTCAAGGTGAAGGTTTCAAGACTCTTGAAGAAGGTCAAGCAGTTACTTTTGATGTAGAAGAAAGCGACCGTGGACCACAAGCAGTAAACGTTGTTAAAGCTTAA